The DNA region GACGCTGTAGATGATCGCCCGAGCGAACGCTACGACGATCGCGGCCCCGACAGTCAGCAGGGCAAACGCGAGAAACGCGCCAACACGGATCTCATCGGACATGGCCGTCCCCTACCTCCTCCCCACCCCGGCCCGTCATTCCTGGGTCGCCGGGGGGGCCGCCGCCGCGGCCTCCTTCTCCGCCATCTTCTTCCTGACCATCTCCTTGTCGCGCTCGGTGGCGAACTCCAGGTACATGCGCCGCTTGTCTGTCACCGCGAGCTCGTACTCCTTCGTCATCGTCAAGCAGCAGGTCGGACAGACCTCGGTGCAGAGGCCGCAGACCATACAGAGGGCCATGTCGATGTCGAAGCGAGGAATCCACTGCGTGATCTTCGTCCCGTCGGAGGTGAGCCCGTATTCCTCCTTGTCCCGCTTCGAGATCTCGATGTGGATGCAGTCGACCGGACAGGCGCGGGCGCAGGCGAGGCAGCCGATGCAGTCCTCGATGCGGTTGTGGAGGATGCCGCGGTAGCGGTCCGGCAGCGTCCAGCGCTGGTCCGGATACTCCAGCGTGGTCGGCTTCGTGAAGGCGTTGCGTCCGGTCACGCCCAACCCGACGAAGGCCGTCGCGAGCGCCCTGTAGACGTCCGAGAAATACTTGGCCACCGCACCCATCGATCTATCTCCCGCTGAAGACCCACATCTGCGTCCCGAGCCCGACCAGCAGGACCAGGGAGATGGGGATCAGATACTTCCAGCAGACCTGCATGAGCTGATCCACGCGCAGCCTCGGCAGCGTCCAGCGCATCCACATGATCACCACGACCAGGGAGAAAGCCTTCATGAGGAACCAGATCGGCCCCGGAAGGATCTGCCACGGCAAGAAGGAGTGCCATGCCCCGAGGAACATCACGGAGGCGATCGCGGAGATCACGAAGAGGTTGGCGAACTCGGCGAGGAAGAAGAGGGCGAACTTCATCCCGCTGTACTCGGTGTTGAATCCGCTGACAAGCTCCGACTCGGCCTCCGGCAGGTCGAAGGGGGTCCGGTTGGCCTCCGCAATCGCGGCAGTGAAGTAGACGAATCCTCCCAGAAAGAGAAAGGGCGAGCGGAAGAGGTTCCAGTGCCAGAATCCGCCCGCTTGAGCCCTGCCGATCTCGAGGAGGTTCAGCGATCCCGAGTACATGATGACCCCGATCAGCGACAGCGCCACCGGGATCTCGTAGGAGATCATCTGGCTCGCGGCGCGCATGCCGCCATAGAGGCTCCATTTGTTGTTCGAAGCCCAGCCGCCCATGATGATGCCGATCACGGCGAGCGAGGAGATCGCCAGGATGAAGAAGATCCCGATGTCGAGGTTCGCGATGATCAGGTTGTCCCCGAACGGAATCGCGGCGAAAGTGAGCAGGGTGGAGAGAAAGACGATGACGGGCGCGACGGTGAAGAGGAGACGGTCGGCGGAGCGCGGGATCAAGTCTTCCTTCATGAGGAGCTTCAGGGCGTCGGCGACCGTCTGCGCCCAGCCGAACTTGCCGCCGCAGTAGACCGGACCGAGCCGGCTCTGGATGCGCGCGGAGATCTTCCGCTCCATCCAGACGAAGCTCAAGGCGAGGATCGCCATCCAGCCCACGGCGAGCAGGCTGAAGAAGACCATCGCCAGGAAGTAAGTGATCTCCCGAGGCGCCCCCTGCAGAAGGGCGGAGCCGGCGATCACCCCGTCGAGCCACTCCTTCACAGCTTCCCCCTCCCCCTCGATCCCTCTACCTGTCCACTTCCCCGAGAACGATGTCGAGGGAGCCCACGATGGCTACGAGGTCCGCGAGCATGACCCCATCGGTGATCGCGGGGAGCACCCCCAGCTGCGTGAAACAAGGCGACCGGACCTTGAGGCGATAGAGATTCGGCTTGCCGTCGCTGACGAGGTAGTAGCCCAGCTCCCCCCGGGGATTCTCGACCCGGACGTAGACCTCCCCCTTCGGCGGCCGGATCGCCTTCGGGGTCTTCGGGTTGATGTATTCCCCTTCCGGGATCTGCGCCAGACACTGGCGCAGGATGCGGACGCATTCCCTCATCTCCCACATGCGCACCATGTAGCGATCCCAGCAGTCGCCGACCTCCCCCTTGAGCCCGCGCCCGGTGGGGATGTCGAACTCGAGGCGATCGTATATCGAGTAGGGATCGTTCCGGCGGATGTCCCAGCTCGTCCCGCTCGCCCGGAGGTTGGGCCCGGTGATGCCGTAGTTCGCCGCCATCGCGAGCGGGATCACCCCGACCCCCGCGGTCCGCTCGATGAAGATCTTGTTGTAGGAGAGGAGGTCGTCATACTCCTTGAGCTTCGGCTCGAAGTAGTCGAGGAAGCTCCGGACGGCCGCGAGCATCTCGGGGGTGAGGTCGCCGCTCAGTCCGCCGATCCTGTAGTAGTTGTAGGTGAGCCGGGCGCCGCAGGCCATCTCGAAGATGTCCATGATCTTCTCTCGCTCGCGAAAGGCATAGAGAAGGGGCGTGACCGCTCCCAGGTCGTTCGCGAAGGTGCCGAAGGCAGCCAGATGGCTCGCGATCCGCTGCAGCTCGGCCATGATCACCCGGATGTACTCGCCCCGCTCCGGGACCTCCAGCCCCAGGAGCTTCTCGACCGTGATGACGTAGCCGTGGTTGTTGTTCATCGCGGCGAGGTAGTCCATCCGATCGGTATAGGGGATGACCCCCGTGAAGCCGACCTTCTCGGCGTGCTTCTCGAAACAGCGGTGCAGGTACCCGATGAAGGGCCTGACGTTGCGTACGACCTCCCCGTCCGTCGTGAGCTCGAGGCGCAACACTCCGTGCGTGGACGGATGCTGCGGCCCCATGCTGATCAGCATCTCCTCGGTGTGGAGATCTTGCGCGATCGGCTTCATGTCCTGCGCCATCTTGTTCGACCCCCACCCACCTCAGGCCTTGTTGGTGACCCCCCGGTAGCTCTCGGGGTAGACGTAGTCCTTCCGCAGCGGATGCCCTTCCCAGTCCTCAGGCAGCAGGATCCGCCGCAGATCGGGATGGCCCTCGAAATCGACGCCGAACATGTCGTAGCACTCGCGCTCATGGAAGTTCGCCATCTTCCAGACCGACTCGACGGATGGGACCCGCGGCTCGCTTCTGGCCAGAAGGACCTTCAGGACGAGCTTCTGGCCGTGCGTCTGGGAGTGGATGTGATAGACGACCGCGATCGTCTCGGGCGGGTAGTCGACGCCGCTCAAGCACATCAGCCACTCGAAGCGCATCTCCTGATCGTCGCGCAGATGCATGCAGACTTCGACGAGCCGCGCGGGATCCATCACGAGGAACGGGTCGCCCGCATGCTCCTTCTCGATCCCCCTCACCGATCCCGGGAAGAGAGAGCTCAGGCGATCCGCGATCGAATCGATGTCCACTAGGCCCCTCCCCCGAAGATCGGCGCCTTGCCTCTGGCGATCGTCCGGCCTTTGATCACCCTGTTCTGCAGATAGAGGAGCGCGTCCAAGAGCGCTTCCGGGCGCGGGGGGCACCCCGTCACATAGACATCGACGGGGATGATCTTGTCGACTCCCTTCAGGACGGAGTAGCCGTGCTCCCAGTACGGCCCTCCCGCGTTGGCGCAAGAGCCCATCGAGATGACGTACTTGGGTTCGGCCATCTGCTCATAGAGGAGCTTCACGCGGGAGGCCATCAGATGGGTCACCGTGCCGGCGACGACCATGAGATCCGACTGGCGCGGGGTGGCGCGGAAGGCGCCGCTGCCGAAGCGGTCGAGATCGTAGCGCGCGAAGCCGGTGCACATCATCTCGATGGCGCAGCAGGCGAGCCCGAAGGTCATCGGCCAGAGGCTCGAACGGCGGGCCCAGTTGATGACCGTGTCGAGCGAGGTCACGAGGACGCCCGGCTCGAATCGATTCTCGATCACGCTCATGATCGTGCTCCCGAGGCGGCCCGATGGGTCTCCGGCGGCGCGGCCGAGACGTCCTTGCGCTGCACGCTCGGGCGAACCCACTGGAGGTCGCCCTTCTTCCACACATAGACGAGCGCCTCGATCAGGCTGACCAGGAAGATCAACAGGTAGATGAAGGAAAGAGCCCCCATCTCCTTGTAGATGGTGGCCCATGGATAGAGCAGAACGACCTCGACGTCGAAGACCACGAAGATCAAGGCGACGACGTAGAAGCGTATGTTGAACTTGATCCAGGGGCTCCCGACCGGCTTCTCGCCACACTCATAGATCGATGACTTCTCTTCCGTGGGGTGGGCGGGGCGAAGCAGCCTCGAGAAGAAGAGGACGAAAACGGCGAAGGCGACACCCACCAGGATGAAGGTCAGTACGGCTCCGAAGTGAAACTCCACGACCCCTCCCCGACTCCTCACGATTTCGGATACGACAGGATGGAAGGTAGACTGGGCCGTTTCGTGTGTCAACCCTGCGCGCCACCCTGCGCCACCCTGCGCGCCGCCTCTGCGCGGCGCCTCTGCCCCTCTCTCCGGCTCGGTGACGGGAGTCCCCGACCGAGGGCCCTTGCAGCCTTCCGGCGGGCGCTGCTAGCCTTCCTCGCGTGCCGAGAAACCGCCCCCCCGTGGCCGTCAGGCAGCGCGACAGTTTCTGCGGCGCGGATTCCGCCGTGAATCGCGCGCCCCTGCGTCTTGTCCTCGACAACCTCAGATCGGCCTTCAATGTCGGATCGATCTTCCGCACATGCGAGGGCGCCGGAGTCGAACGGCTCCACTTGTGCGGAATCACCCCATACCCTCCGCACGAGAAGCTCGAGAAGACGGCGCGGGGCGCGACATCGCTCGTCCCCTGGTCGCATCACGTGGACACGCTCGACGCCCTCGGGCTCCTCAGGGAGGAGGGATTCGCGATCGCCGCCTGCGAGCTGACCGATCGATCGGTCGACTACAGATCGATCCCCTATCGGAAGCCTCTGGCCTTGATCCTGGGCCACGAGGTGGCGGGAGTCTCGAGACCGTGCCTCGAGGCGGCCGACTGGATCATCGAGATCCCGATGCGAGGCAGGAAGAACTCCCTCAATGTCGCGACAACCTGCGGGATCGTCGTCTTCGAGATCCTGCGTCAGTGGGACGCGTCGGGGGACTCTCTCCAGCGGTAGCGGGAGTCCTCGAATCGGAGCGGCGTTCGGCCGCTCGCGGGGACATCGAGAGCCTCCGCGACGACGACGGTCACATTGTCGGGGGCGCCTGCATCCAGAGTCGCCTCGATGAGCAGGCGGACAGATCGAGAGACCTCCTCCGCCCGGAGGATCGCGGCCGCGCGCTCCATGGAGACAACCTTGCCCAGTCCGTCCGTGGCAAGGAGGAGCCGATCCCCCCTCTCGAGAAGGAGCGGGCGCTCGAGGAGGTCCGGATTGCAGGGCGATTCCGTCGGCCCAAGGAAGCGCGTGAGCATCGCCCCGGTCGGATCCCGCTCCGCCGCTTCGGCGTCAAGGACTCCCGCCTCGACGAGCCCCCAGGCGACCGAGTGATCACGCGTCACGAGGCAGATTTCCCCGTCACGCCACCAGGCCAGCCGGCTGTCCCCGAGATGCCCGACCCAGCAGCCGTCCTCCCGGAGCAGCGCCACCGTCAAGGTCGTCCCCATCTCGCGCAGGGAGGGCCTGGCCTTCGCGCGGTCGCGCAGCGAATCCTGGGCCCTCTGGTAGAGCCCCTCGAGACAGGCGAGGGCGGGATCGCCCGCGGGACAAAGGCCCGCGGAATCGAGAGCCGATTCGATGGCCGCGCGGGACGCCACATCCCCTCCGGGATGTCCCCCCATCCCATCGGCGATCGCGAGCAGGAGGCCGCGGCCATCTCCCGCGAGGGTCGCCGCTCCCCAGGCGTCCTCGTTTCGATGTCGGGAACGGCCGAGATGCGACCCGCCATCCCAGCGGCACGAGACCGGCATGATCCACTCACCTCTCGGGAACAGAGACTGGCGGAGCGCGAGTCGCGATGCAAGCGGCCCACCGGAGACCTCGCTCCGGCGGGCCATCGGAAGCTAGCTTGGCAGAATCAGGAGACCGCTAGTCCTCGTCCTCGTCATCCTCCCAGTCCTCGTCCTCATCCTCGTCTTCGTACTCGTCCTCGTCCCAGTCCTCGTCCTCTTCGTAGTCCTCGAGGTCCTCGAGATCCTCCTCGTCGTCGTCGTCGTCGCCGTCGTCCTCGTCGAACTCCTCGTCACCGGCGCCGTCGCCTCCGCCCTTCAATGCAACCAGACGGATCCAATCTTCCTGCATGGATCACCTCCAACAATCGAACCCCAACGACCGGCCCCCGGCGCGCGTCACGCTCTCGCCAAGACGGCCCAAGAAGAGCGCCGCTGTGCGGCAGAGGCGGATTTTCCGAACTGGCGCGGGAAGTGTCAAGGAAAATTGGGCCCCGCCCGCGCCTCTCCCCTATACTGGGAGCGATGCTCCCCGAACCGTTGATCGGCCTGGTTCTGGCGTTCTCCTTCCCGCAGGAAGGAATCCAGCTCGCCGACAGCGCGTCGTACCTTCTCAGGATCGGCGAGACGCCGATCGGTCGCTCGGTCCAGTCAACCTACCGGGACTCCTCCGGGATGGCGTTCAGGACGGAGAGGAGCCTGGTGCGGATGAACAGAGGAGGAAGCGAGGTCCAGATCAGGGAGGAGGGACTCTGGATCGAGGACGCGTCGGGCGCGCTGGTCTCGGTCGCGGTGACCCGAAGCGGGCTGGGCCCCGGAGACTGGACCGACCGGGTCGACGCGATCCCCGGAGGGCTCCGCCGGGAGCGAACCCGCGGGAGCGCCACGATCGTCGACACCCTCCCGTGCGAACCCCTCGTCGGACCGCTCCGGCAGGAGTCGATCCTCGCCGGCCAGAGCGACCGGTTCCGGATCCGGACTCTCGATCCCTCGTCGATGGCCCCGGCGACCTTCCATGTCGAGATCCTCGGGGACGACACGCTCCGGCAGGAGAGACTCGTCGTCGCCTGCCGCCTCTATTCGGCGCGCGACTCAGCCCGCGCGGCGGCCGGCAGCGCAGGCGCGCTGCAGTGGAGGGACCGGGAAGGAAGGATCTGGCGGGAACGCGATCAGGATCTGGACTTCACGGTGGAGAGAAGCGAGATCGCCGGGGACGTCGAGATCGAGTCCGACTTCGACGCCCTCGCGTGGCGGAGAATCCCGCTCGATGGGGTTCCGCCGCGGGATCCGCCGTGCACGCTTCTCCTCCGGCCGGCTCTCTCCGGGCTGCCGGCCGGCGTGAGGGAGGGCGTTTCTCCCGTCCCTTCCGACTCCCACCAGAGGGTCGACAAAGGTCCCGAACCGGGCTCATGGGTCATCACGACCCACGGCCGCGCGACGCCGGAGACGACGGAGCGCTCTCGGGAGGCTTGGCGGCGCGATCCCGAGCTCGCCGCGGCGCTCTCGAGCGATCTCATCGTCGACGCCGCGAATCCCTTGGTGGTCGCCTTCGCGGAGGAAGCGCTGGCCCCGCGCCGGAGCGCCGGGGGCTCGAGGCGCGGGGGACAGATCGGCGAAACGGCCGGATCCCCGCGACACGACCCGCCGCTATCCCCCACGGAGGAAGCGAACCTGCTCGAGCGCGCCGTTCACGAGAGGATCGCTGTCCGGGACATGGGAACCGTGTTCGCGACCGCCTCGCAGACCTTGCGAGAAGGAAGAGGCGATTGCACGGAGCACGCGGTTCTGCTCGCGGCCTGCTGCAGGGCCCGCGGCATACCGGCCCGCCTTGTGGCCGGACTCGTTCCCATGAGCGACCGGATGCTCTTCCACCTCTGGACGGAAGTCTATCTTGACGAGTGGTTCCCTCTCGACGCGACCTTGGGAGAGGGGCGCGCGCATCCGTGCGCCGTCGCTCTGCTACGCTGGACACAGATGGAGAACAAGGAGGACGCGTTCACCCTTGCTTTCGAACGAATCGCGGGAAGGTACGCCGTCCGCATAGGAGGGGCTGCCGAGTGAGGAGCGCCGCGCTGTGGAGTCTGATCGTCTTGCTCTGGACGCTCATCCCCGGTCCGGCTGTGGCCTACGAGCCGGATGAAGTCCGAGCCATCCTGCTCAATCGGCCTCTGGACCCCCCTTCCGACGCGCGCCGGATCGTCCTTGCGTCCCGGCGCGTGATCGACGTCCAGTCGAAGGGGGAGTTGCGGACGCTCGACCATCTTCTCTGGATGGCCGGGCGCGCGGGCCCGGACGATGAGGGGCGATCGCGTTGGAGCTATCGGCCCGGCATCGAGCACGTCCACATTCTCGAAGGCTGGATCCACCGGAACGATGGAGTTCGCGAGGCGATCCCGGCCGATGAGGCGCGCACGGGACCTTGCGCCGCCGCGGGACCAGACGGCTACCCGGGAATGGCGGACTTCGTCGTCTCTCCCCGCCCCCTGGCGAGCGGGGAGGTCGTCGAACTCCTGGTCGAGGGAACCGCGGTCGCCCTGCACCGCGTCGGCCACTACGCGGGCGAGCACCAGTTCGGCGGGGCGGACTCCACCATCGAGTCGGAGCTCGTTCTCCGCTACCCGACCGACTTGCCGCCGATCGTCTGGTGGTCGGGGGCCGTGCCGCAGGAGAGACGCTCGGTCCTCGAGGGAGTCACCGAGGCGCGCTGGCTGCTGGGCCATCTTCCCCCCGGATCTCGCACCGCCCGGACTGTGGGCTCGATCCTCGCGGACGCCCCGCCGGACACGGTCGGGCCGCCGGTTCTTCTGTACGCCTTCCAGAACGACTGGGAGAGAGTCGTCGCCACGCGGCGGCGGATGTGGCTCGGGCTCTTCCGGAGCACACCCGACACCCTCGTCTCCGCGGCGAGCGCGATCGCCTCGAGCGAGCCCGAGCCGGAACGCCGGCTGGCGAGGGTGATCGAGCGGATCGACAAGGATCTCGCGGAGATCGATCTGCCGGCCGCACGCCTCTGGTTCGAGCCGGGCGAACTCGGCCGGGTCCACGCGCGGGGCGCTGCCGTCTCGAGGGACAGGGCCGCCGCCACGGCATGGCTCCTCCGGAGGGTCGGGATACGCGCCGACGTGGTCTCGGTTCCGAGCCGGCGACCGCTCATCGAGGAGATGGTCTTTCCTCAGCAGCTCGACGTCTGGCTCGTCCTCGCCCGCCCGGCACCCTCGGTCGCGAGGTGGCTCGACTTCAGACCGGAGCGGGAAAGGAGCCGGCCGCTCCCGATGGGCTCGGGCGTCCTCTGGACGGCCGGGCTCGATGAGCCGCCCCTCATCCCCTTCCCCGGCCTCGAGGGAGAGCGACCGGCCCGGCCAGGGGGAGACGATCCCGGCCGCCCCGACCGCTAGGCAAAGCTACAGCTGACCCGCAACCGAGATTGTGGTAGAATCTTAGACGCGCGGTGCCTCTGGCAACTTGCGGCCGCCAAACCGCGCCGACCGCGCCGGGAGCAGCGTCTCCGGACGGGGATGTTCTCGGCTTGCGTGAACCGTGGGGTGACTGATCGCCCAAACCCCTTGCGGGGAGGAGGCTGTGATGAATTTTGCGCGTTGGTGCGTCGTGGCGGGGATCCTACTCGTCGCGTCATCAGCTCAGGCCGGAACAATCCATCCGGCCCTCCAGGACCAGATGGACCGCACATCGGAACAGATTCCGATCAGCGCGATCGTCTACTTGGAGGAGCAGGCCCCTATTCAGCAGCTGAGCGCCGAGCTCGATGCCCGCGGGGCGACCCTGCGGGAGAGACACCGCGTAGTGATCGAGGCGCTTCAGAAGACGGCTACGAGGACCCAGGAGCCTCTCCTGCGCTACCTCGACGAGGCCCTCGTGCGCGGCTCGGTCCAGGGGTACACGAGCTACTGGATCGCGAACATGATCGTCATCCAGGCGACGAAGAGCGAGATTGCCCGGATCGCGGCCTCCATCGACGTCGATCTGATCGAGCCGAGCTTCCGGGGCAGCCTGATCGAGCCTGTCGGCTCGCGCCCTCCCGTGGAGTATGACGAGGATGGCCTCACCGCCACGCGTGGCATCGGCATTCCTCCCGGCATCCGCGCGGTCCGCGCCCCGGAGGTCTGGTACCAGCTCGGCTTCACGGGAGCGGGAAGGCTGATCGGCGGCCTCGACACGGGCGTCGACGGCAACCATCCCGCCCTCCGGACGCGCTGGCGGGGCTACATGGGCGCCAATCCCTGGCAGGAGTGCTGGCTCGATGTCCTGGGCACGGCGACCCAGTTCCC from Candidatus Eisenbacteria bacterium includes:
- a CDS encoding NADH-quinone oxidoreductase subunit I yields the protein MGAVAKYFSDVYRALATAFVGLGVTGRNAFTKPTTLEYPDQRWTLPDRYRGILHNRIEDCIGCLACARACPVDCIHIEISKRDKEEYGLTSDGTKITQWIPRFDIDMALCMVCGLCTEVCPTCCLTMTKEYELAVTDKRRMYLEFATERDKEMVRKKMAEKEAAAAAPPATQE
- a CDS encoding DUF3857 domain-containing protein, which produces MRSAALWSLIVLLWTLIPGPAVAYEPDEVRAILLNRPLDPPSDARRIVLASRRVIDVQSKGELRTLDHLLWMAGRAGPDDEGRSRWSYRPGIEHVHILEGWIHRNDGVREAIPADEARTGPCAAAGPDGYPGMADFVVSPRPLASGEVVELLVEGTAVALHRVGHYAGEHQFGGADSTIESELVLRYPTDLPPIVWWSGAVPQERRSVLEGVTEARWLLGHLPPGSRTARTVGSILADAPPDTVGPPVLLYAFQNDWERVVATRRRMWLGLFRSTPDTLVSAASAIASSEPEPERRLARVIERIDKDLAEIDLPAARLWFEPGELGRVHARGAAVSRDRAAATAWLLRRVGIRADVVSVPSRRPLIEEMVFPQQLDVWLVLARPAPSVARWLDFRPERERSRPLPMGSGVLWTAGLDEPPLIPFPGLEGERPARPGGDDPGRPDR
- a CDS encoding NADH-quinone oxidoreductase subunit A: MEFHFGAVLTFILVGVAFAVFVLFFSRLLRPAHPTEEKSSIYECGEKPVGSPWIKFNIRFYVVALIFVVFDVEVVLLYPWATIYKEMGALSFIYLLIFLVSLIEALVYVWKKGDLQWVRPSVQRKDVSAAPPETHRAASGARS
- a CDS encoding NADH-quinone oxidoreductase subunit B translates to MSVIENRFEPGVLVTSLDTVINWARRSSLWPMTFGLACCAIEMMCTGFARYDLDRFGSGAFRATPRQSDLMVVAGTVTHLMASRVKLLYEQMAEPKYVISMGSCANAGGPYWEHGYSVLKGVDKIIPVDVYVTGCPPRPEALLDALLYLQNRVIKGRTIARGKAPIFGGGA
- the nuoH gene encoding NADH-quinone oxidoreductase subunit NuoH translates to MVFFSLLAVGWMAILALSFVWMERKISARIQSRLGPVYCGGKFGWAQTVADALKLLMKEDLIPRSADRLLFTVAPVIVFLSTLLTFAAIPFGDNLIIANLDIGIFFILAISSLAVIGIIMGGWASNNKWSLYGGMRAASQMISYEIPVALSLIGVIMYSGSLNLLEIGRAQAGGFWHWNLFRSPFLFLGGFVYFTAAIAEANRTPFDLPEAESELVSGFNTEYSGMKFALFFLAEFANLFVISAIASVMFLGAWHSFLPWQILPGPIWFLMKAFSLVVVIMWMRWTLPRLRVDQLMQVCWKYLIPISLVLLVGLGTQMWVFSGR
- a CDS encoding NADH-quinone oxidoreductase subunit D; this translates as MKPIAQDLHTEEMLISMGPQHPSTHGVLRLELTTDGEVVRNVRPFIGYLHRCFEKHAEKVGFTGVIPYTDRMDYLAAMNNNHGYVITVEKLLGLEVPERGEYIRVIMAELQRIASHLAAFGTFANDLGAVTPLLYAFREREKIMDIFEMACGARLTYNYYRIGGLSGDLTPEMLAAVRSFLDYFEPKLKEYDDLLSYNKIFIERTAGVGVIPLAMAANYGITGPNLRASGTSWDIRRNDPYSIYDRLEFDIPTGRGLKGEVGDCWDRYMVRMWEMRECVRILRQCLAQIPEGEYINPKTPKAIRPPKGEVYVRVENPRGELGYYLVSDGKPNLYRLKVRSPCFTQLGVLPAITDGVMLADLVAIVGSLDIVLGEVDR
- a CDS encoding NADH-quinone oxidoreductase subunit C — encoded protein: MDPARLVEVCMHLRDDQEMRFEWLMCLSGVDYPPETIAVVYHIHSQTHGQKLVLKVLLARSEPRVPSVESVWKMANFHERECYDMFGVDFEGHPDLRRILLPEDWEGHPLRKDYVYPESYRGVTNKA